A genomic segment from Hyalangium ruber encodes:
- a CDS encoding D-arabinono-1,4-lactone oxidase produces the protein MSLLDKMLRIARTWSINTINSLVYLGSGGKRVLHEGRFQGWRGTWTNWSRMFECQPEFFKKPRTEKEICDIVARAEKVRTVGGGHSFNASPLTNGTLLSLDDYSELLELRVDSDGNHVARVQAGIRLRDLTAQLRKQGLALPVQGSTDAQSIGGLIATDVHGTGRDAGFFSTQLLSLRIVNAAGEAKTYKKGTPEFHAAIGGIGACGIVIEAEIQCVPAFNLRKSIQVRKRVDVEAQVDTLLKQHDHLSFYYIGGVDTESVRMNLWEHTQDKPSPLYQLRKMMSELEDMVLSGYLLGLARLLHLSKLFANFGLWALKLLQSNRSQVLPSNEGFPRRLYFHHDELEYGVPFENHRRCLHEILEMLKERRFVTILELRFTPDTSQALLAPGAHRRTCYFDLTPSLSTDPSEVFAEAERILVKHGGQVHLGKATWATQETMKQMYGKWWSQFLAVRRKQDPKGKFINDFVGRLLAGSEERTPVQEAEEVGMRAAS, from the coding sequence ATGTCACTGCTGGACAAGATGCTGCGCATCGCTCGCACCTGGAGCATCAATACCATCAACTCCCTGGTCTATCTCGGATCGGGTGGAAAGAGAGTCCTGCACGAGGGGCGCTTTCAGGGCTGGCGTGGGACATGGACCAACTGGAGCCGGATGTTCGAGTGCCAGCCGGAGTTCTTCAAGAAGCCCAGGACCGAGAAAGAAATCTGCGACATCGTCGCACGCGCGGAAAAGGTTCGCACGGTGGGAGGGGGACACAGCTTCAATGCCTCCCCCCTGACAAACGGGACATTGCTGTCATTGGACGACTACAGCGAACTCTTAGAGCTCCGTGTCGACAGCGATGGGAATCATGTAGCCCGCGTCCAGGCAGGCATTCGCCTGAGGGACCTCACCGCGCAGCTCCGGAAGCAGGGCTTGGCCTTGCCGGTCCAAGGCTCCACGGATGCCCAGAGCATTGGAGGTCTGATCGCGACGGACGTGCATGGCACTGGACGGGATGCCGGCTTTTTCTCGACCCAGTTGCTCTCGCTGCGGATTGTCAACGCGGCAGGAGAGGCCAAGACCTACAAGAAGGGGACGCCGGAGTTTCATGCCGCCATCGGAGGAATCGGCGCCTGCGGAATCGTGATCGAAGCAGAGATTCAATGCGTGCCTGCTTTCAACCTGAGGAAATCGATCCAGGTCAGGAAGCGGGTGGACGTCGAGGCGCAGGTCGACACACTGCTGAAGCAGCATGACCACCTCAGCTTCTATTACATCGGAGGTGTGGATACGGAGAGCGTCCGGATGAACCTGTGGGAGCACACCCAAGACAAACCATCGCCCTTGTATCAGTTGCGCAAGATGATGTCCGAGCTCGAGGACATGGTGCTCTCGGGATACCTGCTTGGCCTGGCGAGACTCCTGCATCTCTCAAAGCTGTTCGCGAATTTCGGCCTCTGGGCCCTCAAGCTTCTGCAGAGCAACAGGAGCCAGGTGCTCCCCTCGAACGAGGGCTTCCCGCGAAGGCTCTACTTCCATCATGACGAACTCGAGTATGGCGTCCCCTTCGAGAACCACAGGCGGTGCCTGCATGAGATTCTTGAGATGCTGAAGGAGCGGCGCTTCGTGACGATCCTGGAACTCCGATTCACCCCCGATACTTCTCAGGCGCTGCTCGCACCCGGCGCTCACCGGCGTACGTGCTACTTCGACCTGACCCCGAGCCTGTCGACAGACCCGTCCGAGGTCTTCGCCGAGGCGGAGCGCATCCTGGTGAAGCATGGGGGTCAGGTCCATCTCGGGAAAGCGACCTGGGCAACCCAGGAGACCATGAAGCAGATGTACGGAAAGTGGTGGTCTCAATTCCTGGCGGTCCGAAGGAAGCAGGATCCCAAGGGGAAGTTCATCAACGATTTCGTTGGACGCCTCCTCGCGGGGAGCGAGGAGCGCACGCCCGTTCAAGAAGCCGAGGAAGTGGGTATGCGCGCCGCCAGTTGA